In the Chroogloeocystis siderophila 5.2 s.c.1 genome, TGTACCTGTAAGCAAAGTTCCCCCAACAATTTCTAAACCATCAGGAAGTTCGGTCACATTAGCCCCCATGCGTTGCAGTTGATTTGCCATAACTGTAATGCGATCGCTTTCTTTAACGCGCAATTCCTCCGCATCGCGAATCACGGTTGTCCCCTGCGCAAAAACTGCGGCGACGGTAAGAATCGGGATTTCATCAATTAATCGCGGAATCAAATCGCCAGCGATCGTACAACTAGTGAGTTGACTCGAACGTACGCGTAAATCTGCAACAGGTTCGCCTGCAACTAAACGCTGATTTTCTAACTGAACATCTGCGTTCATCATCGACAATGCTTCTAAAATACCCGTACGTGTAGGATTTACCCCTACATTTTCAATAATTAATTCGGAATCAGGAACAATTGCTGCTGCAACTAGCCAAAAAGCCGCAGAACTAATATCTCCAGGTACAATAACGGTTTGTCCTTGTAATTGTGCAGGTCCTGTGACTGTAACACTGTGAGTATCAGGCTCGACGCTGAGTTTCGCCCCGAAGGCTTGGAGCATTCTTTCGCTATGATCCCGCGATAAGGCTGGTTCCGTGACAGTTGTTTCGCCTTCAGTCATCAATCCGGCTAAGAGAATACACGATTTCACTTGCGCAGAAGCGATCGGAGAATTGTAATGAATTGGTTTAAGCGTTTGTCCTTGAATTGCTAAAGGCGCTAACGAATTATCTTTACGTCCCCAAATTTGCGCCCCCATTTGTTGCAATGGTTTGACGACACGCGACATCGGACGCGATCGCAATGAATTATCACCTGTGACAGCAAAAAATCGCCTAGGATGCGCCGCTAAAATTCCGAGCATCAACCGTAGTGTTGTCCCAGAATTCCCAGCATTGAGGACATCGACAGGTTCTTGTAATTGCCCCAATCCTATTCCTTTGACGGTGACTAATTCGCTATTTAACTCGGAAATTTCCGCCCCCAAAGCTTGAAAACAACTTGCTGTACTGCGCGGATCTTCGCCTAGCAACAACCCTTGAATGCGCGTTTCGCCCGATGCGATCGCACCTAGCATCAAAGCCCGATGCGAAATCGATTTATCTCCTGGAACTCGGATACGACCGTGTAAGGATAATCCTGTAGCACGATTAATAACGAGATTTTGGTGACGATTCGTTTCTTGCGTGATGACAACCGACATGAAAACTCACGTAACGTGTGTGCATTTCATCCTACCGCAGTATTAGCACTCAGGTACTGAAATCCTAGTTAATTTTGAACTCAAGACTACATCGATTTTCTCAAGAATTATCAGCTTATAACTCAAATGCTACTTACAATATCGATTGAGTTACTTTTTAGTGTAGTCTTAACCTTTTTCTCACCAAAAATTCACAAAACTGTCAACAATATAAAGTCATTGTTTAAGTATAAGTATCAAACTTTACTTTTTTAAACTCAACTGACAGTATATCTCTATACAAAATTATAATCATAAATTTATTCAGTAGTCTTTGAGCATAGTAAATAATATTAATCTACTAAGTAAATTTAATTAGCTGACTATAACTAAGTTTTAAAAAAAAATAAATTATCTCAAAAACCTACAATAATGAAAATAAGTGTAATTATTCCTTGCTTTAATGCAGCAAAAACAATTGCAGTGCAGTTAGAAGCCCTTGCTAAACAAACATGGAAAAATTGGGAAATTATTGTTGTTGATAATGGTTCTACAGATGAATCAGTTGCAATTGTTGAAAAATATCAAAAACAAATTCCAAATCTTCAGTTGATTCATGCAAGCGATCGCCCTGGCGCTGCGCACGCACGTAACGCTGGTGCCAAAGTTGCAACTGGCGAAGCACTTCTATTTTGTGATGCTGACGATCGAGTTGAAGCAAGTTGGTTATCTACAATGGGAGAAGCACTTCTCAAACGTGATTTTGTTGCTGGATGTTTTGATTATACGCAACTCAACGAACCGTGGCTAGTTGATAGCGGTATCTTGCAAGTTCAGAAAGTAGGGCTTTCGCAGTACGAATTTCCGCCTTATCTACCTTTTGCAGGCAGTGGTAATCTCGGTATCAAAAAAGCGTTACATGAAGCTGTAGGTGGATTTAATGAAAACTTATTATATGCGGAGGATACTGACTATTGTTTCCGCGTTCAACTTTTAGGTACTCAACTTCATTTTGTTGAAGATGCTGTTGCTCAAATACGCCTACGTCATAGATTTAAAGACATTTACAAGCAAGGAGAAAGCTGGGCTGAAAGCCATATATACCTCCGTTTGCTTTATGGAGTGTCTGTTAGTAGAATTGTTGCTTTTGGTTATTTAATAAAAGTTTTATTATATCCAATTAAAATTGTTTTTTATCTTAAAAATAAAAGTCAATTTGCCAAATGGTTGTGGATACTTAGTTGGAATATTGGACTTTTAAAAGGAAGCCTCAAGTATTCTCGAAACTTGACATTGGAAAGCAATTTATCAAGGCAAGAATCTAGCCAAAAAGTAAAAACTGTTCCAGTTAACTAGGAAGTATCTTTATGAATAAGTACCATCAAAAAATCAAGCAGCGGTTGCTCTCAAAATCAAGGTTTATTTATTTGTGGTGGTTGTACAAGAAAAGCAAAGCGATCGCAGTGAATCAAAAATCAGCAATCGTTTTTGCACCGCATCAAGACGACGAAACGCTAGGTTGTGGTGGTACAATTGCGCTCAAGTGCGATCGCAAAGTCGCGTTAGATGTTGTATTTCTAACTGATGGTAGAGCATCATACGCAGAATATCCGCAAATTTGTCCGGATCAGTTGGTGCAAATTCGCCAGCAAGAAGCAATTCAAGCCCTCAAGACTCTTGGTGTCGCACAATCAGCAATTCACTTTCTGGGTAAACCTGATGGCGGTTTAGCTGTACTATCGAGTGCTGAACGTCAGGAGACAATTAATCAACTCGTGCAATTGTTACGCGATCGCCAACCGCAAGAGGTATACGTACCTTACAAACAGGATATTCATCCTGACCATAAAGAAACTTACGCTTTAGTGCAAGCCGCAGTCCAAGAATCGCAGCTACCTATTGAAGTATTGCAGTATCCTGTATGGACGCGCTGGGTTCCACATCAACTTGATTTTAAATCTCCAGAGCTTGCCCATGCTTATAGATTACCAATTAACAAAGTCCTAAACAAAAAAATTGCAGCTTTGGCAGCTTATCAATCGCAATATTCTAGTATAGTGCCTGGTGTTGAGCCAATTCTGCCACCAGGTTTTATCGAGTGCTTCATTTCTTCCTACGAAATATTTTTTAAAACGTCGCCAGTTAAGCAAAAGCTGAGTTGTGAATTATGAGTTAGCCCAATTAACACAAAACCCCACATTGATCGCTTTGCTTTCTTAAGCGCGACCAATTAGCAGTTACCAATGACCAATAAAAGCTGTAAGGCTACTTTTAATTTCCACCCATTTACTTGAATCGGCGCAATGTTATTAAGCTTTGCTTTAAGAACAGTGGCATAAGTCTTGTTCAAGATAAACTAGCGCTGTACTAGCCATGCGGTCTTTTTGCTCATGCTGACTCGTTACCGTCAACCAGTATCGCTTTCATTAATTTCTACAGATTTACCCTTGCGGTACGTGGTGCAGACTGTAGCTACGTTAGAACAAAAAGATCGCGAGAGTTTTCATTTATTGATAACAGAACCTTCACTTGCTAGCCCTAGTCTTTTGTGGCTCGAAATTTCACCATATCGAGTCATTATGACCAGACAAGCAGAAAATCAAGTATGCTATCGTCATTTTTGGGAGCGCGGAGTTTACGGAATTAGTCGTTACTGGTTAGGAAACGGATTTTTTCAGGGCAGCGAAAATATCCTGCAATTGCGTAATTTTACTCGACAATTAACTTTAGTCAATCGTCCCTTACCGCAGCAACTTCAAGTCGAGTATGAATTGTGGTCGCAAGTACAACTCGGACGCTATGTTTTGAAGCTAGAGATACACTACTGACCAACAAATTAAACAGAACCACTACCTAAAATAAATAAACTTAAAAGCGTGCCACTATTCCAAAGACTGTGGAGTAGCATGGGTGCGAGGAGGTTGCGCGATCGCGTGTACACAACCCCTAAGACAATTCCTAAAACGGTCAATGGAAGAATTTCAGCTACACTGAGGTGCGCAACCGCAAACAGCAACGAACTGAGAAGAATCGCACCCGAAACGGATACGTAACGGGTGAGTGAGGGTAAAAGAAAACCACGAAACAGTAATTCCTCGAAAATCGGCGCGGCGATCGCAGCGGTAAAAAAGAAAATAGCTAATGCTACTTGATCTTGTGCCTGCAATGCTAAGGATAACAGTGGATTACTACCACCCTGTCCTTGCCAGATTTGTTGATTAATCAGCGACACAATCACCACGAGTGGAAGTGCAGCACAGTATCCTCCCAACCCCCATAAAAACCAATTTCCCTGTAAATTGAAGCGAAACCAATCTTTGGGAAGCGGGAAGAAAGGCTTAATTGAAAAGTAAAGCACTGCCAAGCCACCCAAAGCAACTGTTAGGTAAGTCGTCAAAATATAAAAAGCCTGAACGCGCACACCCGAACCTGCTGGCGGTCTAATTTGCAGTAGCGCCAACCCCAAAGGAACAACAATTTGCCCCATGAGAAAAAAGCCGAGGATGAATACCTGCCAAACAGTTTCTCCTGTCCAAGGAGTTGACCACCGTGCATCTTCATTTTGTGCAAGTAGCGCCTCTTTTCCTTTGACTAAACGCTGAGCGCCTAAAATGAGCAGTAGCCCAACACCAACTATGCCACCAAAAGCAGGCAGACTACCAATAAATGCGAGTTTGATGACAGCTTGCTGGGCTACTTGTTGTTCGGTGGCTTGTAGCTGTGTCAGCGCGTCTTGACGTTGCTGAAGTTGATATAGCTGAGACAAAGCACGATAGCGAAACCAACCATCTAAGTTATTCTGAATCAGTTGTTCGGCATCGGGAAATATCCGAGGCGGGTCGCTCCAAAGCCCTATCAAAACTGCTGCGGTATCGGCGAGTACAGCTTGCTGTTGATTGTTAACTTGCTGTTGAAACTTTGTCCAAGTTTGAATCGCTGCATCAGTTTGTTCTTGCTGTACTTGTAATAGTCCTAGCCGCAGATCTAGTTCAGCAATCAATTGCTGCAACTGAGCGCGCGATCGCTGTATTTGTTGCTGTTGTCGCAGGCGAGAAGTATCGGTAATTGGGGCAATTTCTGATTGTGATTTGGGAGTCGCAGGGGTGGTTACAGGTTCTGACTGTAACTGTTTTAGTTGGTTGTTTGCTTTATCTAAGTTAATCTGCGCTGACGTTCTTGCCTCTTGATATTGCTCGAACGCAGAATTAAGCGGTTGTTCTCCGAGCAAAGCACTGCGAGCATTGCTCAGACTCGCGCCATTGTCACCCTGAGGTTGCCACTCTTGTGCGTGCAAAAGGAGATTAGCTTGATACAGTTCCAAGCGACTTTGAATTTGCGGTTGTTGCCAGCTTTCCCATAAAGACGCACCAGCAAATAAAATTGCGACTACCGTCAGCAAACTTAAGATGATCCGCTTAATTGTCATCAATCTCCCCCGTTACAGCCATCTTGAGCGCGCGATCGCACCCTTGTGGAATCATAGCAAGGAATGGAAGAGGTCAGGGGTCGGGGGTCAAAGGTCGGGGGAAGAAGTAGTTGCTAGCTGTTAAGTACTCTAGACACTAGCCATTAATCACCACCCACTAATCACGAATCACTTCATTATTCTGTTGTTAACAAGTGTTCATCACACGCTAAAATAACGCTGGCTCGTATGTGCTGCGAATGTGCAGCGAACGATTTA is a window encoding:
- the aroA gene encoding 3-phosphoshikimate 1-carboxyvinyltransferase, which gives rise to MSVVITQETNRHQNLVINRATGLSLHGRIRVPGDKSISHRALMLGAIASGETRIQGLLLGEDPRSTASCFQALGAEISELNSELVTVKGIGLGQLQEPVDVLNAGNSGTTLRLMLGILAAHPRRFFAVTGDNSLRSRPMSRVVKPLQQMGAQIWGRKDNSLAPLAIQGQTLKPIHYNSPIASAQVKSCILLAGLMTEGETTVTEPALSRDHSERMLQAFGAKLSVEPDTHSVTVTGPAQLQGQTVIVPGDISSAAFWLVAAAIVPDSELIIENVGVNPTRTGILEALSMMNADVQLENQRLVAGEPVADLRVRSSQLTSCTIAGDLIPRLIDEIPILTVAAVFAQGTTVIRDAEELRVKESDRITVMANQLQRMGANVTELPDGLEIVGGTLLTGTDVDSHTDHRIAMSLAIAALNSTGTTTINRAEAAAISYPDFVPTLEQVCRT
- a CDS encoding glycosyltransferase, with amino-acid sequence MKISVIIPCFNAAKTIAVQLEALAKQTWKNWEIIVVDNGSTDESVAIVEKYQKQIPNLQLIHASDRPGAAHARNAGAKVATGEALLFCDADDRVEASWLSTMGEALLKRDFVAGCFDYTQLNEPWLVDSGILQVQKVGLSQYEFPPYLPFAGSGNLGIKKALHEAVGGFNENLLYAEDTDYCFRVQLLGTQLHFVEDAVAQIRLRHRFKDIYKQGESWAESHIYLRLLYGVSVSRIVAFGYLIKVLLYPIKIVFYLKNKSQFAKWLWILSWNIGLLKGSLKYSRNLTLESNLSRQESSQKVKTVPVN
- a CDS encoding PIG-L deacetylase family protein is translated as MNKYHQKIKQRLLSKSRFIYLWWLYKKSKAIAVNQKSAIVFAPHQDDETLGCGGTIALKCDRKVALDVVFLTDGRASYAEYPQICPDQLVQIRQQEAIQALKTLGVAQSAIHFLGKPDGGLAVLSSAERQETINQLVQLLRDRQPQEVYVPYKQDIHPDHKETYALVQAAVQESQLPIEVLQYPVWTRWVPHQLDFKSPELAHAYRLPINKVLNKKIAALAAYQSQYSSIVPGVEPILPPGFIECFISSYEIFFKTSPVKQKLSCEL
- a CDS encoding type II CAAX endopeptidase family protein — protein: MTIKRIILSLLTVVAILFAGASLWESWQQPQIQSRLELYQANLLLHAQEWQPQGDNGASLSNARSALLGEQPLNSAFEQYQEARTSAQINLDKANNQLKQLQSEPVTTPATPKSQSEIAPITDTSRLRQQQQIQRSRAQLQQLIAELDLRLGLLQVQQEQTDAAIQTWTKFQQQVNNQQQAVLADTAAVLIGLWSDPPRIFPDAEQLIQNNLDGWFRYRALSQLYQLQQRQDALTQLQATEQQVAQQAVIKLAFIGSLPAFGGIVGVGLLLILGAQRLVKGKEALLAQNEDARWSTPWTGETVWQVFILGFFLMGQIVVPLGLALLQIRPPAGSGVRVQAFYILTTYLTVALGGLAVLYFSIKPFFPLPKDWFRFNLQGNWFLWGLGGYCAALPLVVIVSLINQQIWQGQGGSNPLLSLALQAQDQVALAIFFFTAAIAAPIFEELLFRGFLLPSLTRYVSVSGAILLSSLLFAVAHLSVAEILPLTVLGIVLGVVYTRSRNLLAPMLLHSLWNSGTLLSLFILGSGSV